GACACGTCCGGCGACGAAGCGCCGCCGGACGACCCCACTACCGGGTCTCGCTCAGAGCGCCGGCCACGGCATGTCTGCGACGTACTCCCGCTGGTACTGCGCGCCGACATTGCAGAGCAGCGCATCGCTGCAGATTGGCCCGACCAGCTGGAAACCGATCGGCATGCCGTCCGGCGCAGGCGCGGCCGGCAGATTAAGCGCGGCACTGCCGGCCATATTGACGAACGCGGTGAAGACGGCGTGGCCGCGCGGTCCGACCGTGCGGTTGTCGATGATGTTGGGAAACGCCTCGGCCGCTGGCCACGGCATCGCCGCGGCGGACGGCGTCATGATCATGTCGTAGCTGTCGAACACCTGCTCCAGCTCGCGTTTCAGTTTGGCAAACTGAACGAGCGCTTCGTAGTACTGCGAAGCGGACAAGGCGGACCCGCTTGTGATGAGCTTGCGAATCTCCTCGCCGACCTGCGCCTCCCATCCATCGTGATAGCCCATTAGCCATGACAAGCCCGTCTGGCTCACGACGGACCACGATTGCCCCAGCGCGTCGATATCGAACGGCTCGCTGCCGACGTGGATCTCATGGCCAAGCGACTCGAGCGCCCGAGCCGCCTGCGCGACGCTGTGAGCAATCGCAGGGTCGACTGGCGATCCGCCGAAGCTCGGCACATAGAGAATGCGGCAGGGCGGAGGCGTCTGAGCTTCGAACGCATCTTCCTGCAACTGTGTCGACAGCGGGTCCCGGCTATCGGGCAGCCCGATGATCCGCATCACGAGCCGCACGTCTTCGATCGTGCGGGCGATCGGACCAACCACCTCGCAATCGTGCAGCACGGTCGCGAAGCCTTCGGCGCGTGCTACGCGTCCACGTGACGGCTTGAGGCCAACGAGGCCGGTGTAAGACGCTGGGCGCCTGATGGAGCCGCCGCCATCGGTAGCCAGCGCGATCGGGCACAGGCCCGCGCTGACCGCCGCGACCGCGCCGCCGCTGGAGCCACCTGGCGTCAGGGCGAGGTTCCACGGATTGCGCGTTGGCCCGAACAGGAGGTTGTCCGTATAGCCTTGCACCGTGAACTCGGGGCAGTTGGTCTTGCCGAAGATCACCGCGCCCGCGGCCCTCAGACGTGCCACTGGCAGTTCATCGGCGTCAGGCATGAATTCCGAGTACAGGGCACTCCCCCATGTCGAGCGCATGCCGCGCACCACCATGTTGTCCTTGACCGTGATCGGCACGCCGTCGAGCTGACTGAGCGGCGTGCCCGCACGCCAGCGCGCTTCGCTCTCGTGTGCGGCCTGCAGTGCGCCGGCGGGGTCAAGTGTCACGACGGCGTTGATTTGCGCATTGACCGCCTCGGTTCGGGCCACCACGCTATTGAATACATCGACCGGCGAGCAGGTGCCGGCGGCATACGCTTCTGAAAGATCGGCGGCCGAGCAGGCCCACAGTCCATTTTGATTCGTCAAGGTTTGCGCCCCGTTCGTCAAACATGCATGATCGCGGCGATCGGCATTTCTCCCGGCGCGCATTGGTGCTCGGTTCCACCCGAAACAAAAATGGCAGGATTCCCGACTATCGACGTAATCACCGCTCCCAGCGCCGCGCGGGCGTGGCGCTCGTAATTGATATCCGCGTCCGACAACATCGTGGTACGCCAGCCGCGAATGCGGCCGTTGGGGCTCGCGTCGGCCTTGGCGAACACGGCCGCCACCGCTTCGCTGCCGGACGACCCCGCAGCCGTTGCCGTATCGCCGAGCAATGCGCGGATCGCATCCGCATCCACCACGTCATGCAGGATGCCGTGACGGATCGTGAAATCGCTGGTGGCCGCCGGCGAGTTGCCGAACAACAGCACCTCGCAATTTTTGAGCTCCCCACCCGCCGATGTCGACGCCACCGACGAGAACAGATCCATGCGCCGTGCGATAACCGCATCGTCGATCTGGTCATTGCTGACTTCGTCAAGCGCTACCGCCACGCCGAGGGCGGTAGCACCGCGTGCGTAAGGTTTGGAGCCGTTCGCATCGCGAGTGACGAGTGTCTTGCCACGCTTGTCCGCGTCGGCAATCAAGGCCGGAGTCAACAGCGGGCCTTTGACCTGGACGTAGTGAACATCGCCCGCTTTCGTGATCCCGGCCTGCGCCATCGCTTCGCGAACTGCCGCTGCCACCAGTTCAACCTGGGTAGCCGTGCCGACTTCTTCCGGCAGCAGGTCGCGCGTGGTCGTCACACCCAGCGCGAGACGAGGTTCGCTACTGGAAGCCGCGGGCTGCGTCTCCTCGCGTGTGAACACTGTTGCATGCGGCGACAACACGCCTTCGGTGCCGCCGGACCAGACGAAGCACACGCGTTGCGCGATCTCCGCCAATGGGACACCGAGCCGCTCCGCCAGCAACAGTTGAAACGATTGCGTCGCGAAGCCGCGCGTGAAATCGTTTGCGCCTCCATTGCCTTCAGTCTTGCCGATCACGGCAACAATCTCGCGCGGATCGAGCGTGCCTGCATCGATCAACGCAGCCAGTTGGGACGTATCGGCGGGTGACGCCATTGCAATCTTGTGCACACCTACTTTCATTTGGTTCTCCAGGACTATCGGAAGTGTTCTCTGGCGGCGCAAAGACCGGCATCAATGGGTAGAAACCGGGGCGCCGAGCGCCGCGGGCATGCGAGTCGAGCGTCCGAAACAGCACAACACGCCTAGCGCGATCAGGTAAGGCATCATCTGAATCACATAGGAGCTCACGGGCAGGTTCCAGCCTTGCATGTTCAGCCCGATCGCATTGGTCGCGCCGAACAACAGGCAAGCCAGCATCGTGCGCACCGGCAACCAGCGGCCAATCAGCACCGCAGCGAGCGAGATAAAGCCGCGGCCGTTGGTCATGCCGTCGGTGAATGTCCCCAGTTCCTGCAAGGACAGGACGGCGCCGCCGAGACCCGCAAACACGCCGCCGGCAATCACCGCCCACGCGCGGATGGCGGCCGGGTTGGCGCCGGTCGCAAACACCGCGGCGGGGTTCTCACCGGCCGAGCGCAGCATCAGACCAGGTTGAGTGCGCTTGAGCAGCAGCTGCAATGGCAGCACCGTCAGGAACGCGGCGTAGGTCAACAACGGTTGCTGGAACAGCGCGGGTCCGATCAGCGGGATGCGCGACAACAACGGCACGGTAAATGGTGCGAGCGTCTGCATCTGGATGTTCGGCGCCCGTCCACCGAATAGCCCGCGCAACAGGAAACTGGTCAAGCCCAGCACGAGGATGTTGATGGCCAGCCCCGTCACCATGTGATCGGTGCGAAAGCGTCCAGTGCACACGGCGACCAGCAGGCCGACGCACGCGCCGCCCAACGCACTGGCCGCCAGCCCGAACGCCACGCTGCCGGTCAGGTACGCCACCACGGCCCCCGCGAACGCGCCCATCAGCATCATGCCTTCGATACAAACTGCAAAGGTGCCGGCGCTTTCGCACAGCACGCCACCCAGCGCGGCAAACAGCAGCGGGGAGGCGACCCTGACCGTGGAGGCGAGCAAGCCGCCCACTTCAGCCGAATTCAATGTGAAACTCATACGCGTTGCCGCCTTTTGTCGAGTCCGATCGAACACAGTACAAACACCATCGCCAGCCCCTGAATCACGTCGACAAGCGATGACGGGACGCCGATCTCACGCTGCATCGCCAGCGCTCCGGCTTCGACGAAGCCGAAGAAAAGTCCCGCTGGCACCACCGCAAGCGGATCAAGCCGGCCAAGCAGTGCCACTGCGACCGCCTTGAAGCCAAAGCCAACCGAGAATCCATCGATCAGGCGGTACTGGACGCCCAGCACCTCGACGCCGCCTGCGCTGCCGGCCAACGCACCGGCGAGCAGCATCACGAGCAGCATGCTGCGCGCGAACGAGACACCCGCGTAACGCGCTGCCGGCTGACTGGCGCCGATCAGTCGCAAGCCGAAGCCGAACGGCGTGCGCCACAGCAGCACGGCGCAGACGGCGCACAGAAAGAGCGCTAGCAGAATGCCCATGTGCAGATCGCTGCCAGGCCAGATGATCGGCAAAAAGGCGCTATCCGGCACCACGGGCGATTGCGGAAATCCCGCGCCGACTTCGCCCATCGGTCCATTGAGGACCTCGCCGACCATCAGCAGACCGACGAAGTTCAGCATCAGCGTGGCGATCACCTCGTTGACGCCGCGCCAGATGCGTAGCAGGGCAGCGATGCCACTCCACAGGGCACCGCCGAGGGCGCCAGCTGCGAGCGAGATGATGATCGGCAGCGGTCCTGGCGCGGCGCCGCAATGCAAGGCTGCCCATGTCGTACAGATGCCGCCGACGGCAATCTGTCCTTCTCCGCCGATGTTGATAATGCGGGCCCGGAAGCACAACGCCACGCCGACGCCTGCGAGGATGTACGGCGCGCTTTTGTTCAAGGCAAATGAGATCGCGTCGACCGAGCCGAATGCGCCGCGCGCCATGACCCGATACGCAAGCAACGGATTCTTGCCGGACAGCATGATGAAAAACGCCGCCACGCCGAAGGCGAGCAGCACCGCGAGCAGTGAATATTGCAGCCTGCGGCCGGCGCCAGCGGCGCGCACCCAGCGGTCGGCCCAAGGCAGTGTGTCGTGTGCCTGCATCTGTTTTTCTAGCCCCGTCATCGCACCGCATCCTGTTGATCGCTTACCGGCATGCGCTCGCGTACCGCGCCGGCCATCATCATGCCGATCGCCGTGAGGTCCACTTCACTACGCGGCACGACGCCCTGGAGACGGCCCGCGCTCAGCACGCCGATGCGGTCGCCAATCATCAGGACTTCTTCGAGTTCCGCCGAGATATACAGCACTGCCGCGCCGCTGTTGCGCAAGGCGAGGATCTGGTCGATCACGAAGCGAGTGGCACCTGGGTCGAGACCCCAGGTGGGCTGCGCAGCGAGCAACACGCGCGGACGCCTGCCCAGTTCGCGCGCCAGCACGATCTTCTGCTGGTTGCCTCCCGATAGCGCGTCCGCTGTAGTGGCCGGCCCGGCGCATGCAATGCCGAATCCGGCGATATGGGTGAGCGCCTGTTGGC
The sequence above is drawn from the Paraburkholderia phenazinium genome and encodes:
- a CDS encoding amidase — protein: MTNQNGLWACSAADLSEAYAAGTCSPVDVFNSVVARTEAVNAQINAVVTLDPAGALQAAHESEARWRAGTPLSQLDGVPITVKDNMVVRGMRSTWGSALYSEFMPDADELPVARLRAAGAVIFGKTNCPEFTVQGYTDNLLFGPTRNPWNLALTPGGSSGGAVAAVSAGLCPIALATDGGGSIRRPASYTGLVGLKPSRGRVARAEGFATVLHDCEVVGPIARTIEDVRLVMRIIGLPDSRDPLSTQLQEDAFEAQTPPPCRILYVPSFGGSPVDPAIAHSVAQAARALESLGHEIHVGSEPFDIDALGQSWSVVSQTGLSWLMGYHDGWEAQVGEEIRKLITSGSALSASQYYEALVQFAKLKRELEQVFDSYDMIMTPSAAAMPWPAAEAFPNIIDNRTVGPRGHAVFTAFVNMAGSAALNLPAAPAPDGMPIGFQLVGPICSDALLCNVGAQYQREYVADMPWPAL
- a CDS encoding ABC transporter permease, with amino-acid sequence MSFTLNSAEVGGLLASTVRVASPLLFAALGGVLCESAGTFAVCIEGMMLMGAFAGAVVAYLTGSVAFGLAASALGGACVGLLVAVCTGRFRTDHMVTGLAINILVLGLTSFLLRGLFGGRAPNIQMQTLAPFTVPLLSRIPLIGPALFQQPLLTYAAFLTVLPLQLLLKRTQPGLMLRSAGENPAAVFATGANPAAIRAWAVIAGGVFAGLGGAVLSLQELGTFTDGMTNGRGFISLAAVLIGRWLPVRTMLACLLFGATNAIGLNMQGWNLPVSSYVIQMMPYLIALGVLCCFGRSTRMPAALGAPVSTH
- a CDS encoding ring-opening amidohydrolase; translation: MKVGVHKIAMASPADTSQLAALIDAGTLDPREIVAVIGKTEGNGGANDFTRGFATQSFQLLLAERLGVPLAEIAQRVCFVWSGGTEGVLSPHATVFTREETQPAASSSEPRLALGVTTTRDLLPEEVGTATQVELVAAAVREAMAQAGITKAGDVHYVQVKGPLLTPALIADADKRGKTLVTRDANGSKPYARGATALGVAVALDEVSNDQIDDAVIARRMDLFSSVASTSAGGELKNCEVLLFGNSPAATSDFTIRHGILHDVVDADAIRALLGDTATAAGSSGSEAVAAVFAKADASPNGRIRGWRTTMLSDADINYERHARAALGAVITSIVGNPAIFVSGGTEHQCAPGEMPIAAIMHV
- a CDS encoding ABC transporter permease → MTGLEKQMQAHDTLPWADRWVRAAGAGRRLQYSLLAVLLAFGVAAFFIMLSGKNPLLAYRVMARGAFGSVDAISFALNKSAPYILAGVGVALCFRARIINIGGEGQIAVGGICTTWAALHCGAAPGPLPIIISLAAGALGGALWSGIAALLRIWRGVNEVIATLMLNFVGLLMVGEVLNGPMGEVGAGFPQSPVVPDSAFLPIIWPGSDLHMGILLALFLCAVCAVLLWRTPFGFGLRLIGASQPAARYAGVSFARSMLLVMLLAGALAGSAGGVEVLGVQYRLIDGFSVGFGFKAVAVALLGRLDPLAVVPAGLFFGFVEAGALAMQREIGVPSSLVDVIQGLAMVFVLCSIGLDKRRQRV